From one Culex quinquefasciatus strain JHB chromosome 3, VPISU_Cqui_1.0_pri_paternal, whole genome shotgun sequence genomic stretch:
- the LOC6043262 gene encoding N-sulphoglucosamine sulphohydrolase → MTMALPWPFRALIWFCTVVSVSFAHKNVLFLLADDGGFEMGAYRNRIVQTPYLDALAKQSLIFNNAYASVSSCSPSRASILTGMPEHQNGMYGLHNGVHNFDALGRVRSISTILGEAGVRTGLIGKKHVGPGEVFKFDYERTEEQFSVNQVGRNITNIKLFVREFLRDAKDNPFFLMVSFHDPHRCGHITPQYGSFCERWGSGEEGMGLIPDWHPIYYVWDELILPYYVPDTEPARRDVAAQYTTISRLDQGIGLVLQELKNAGLEQDTLVVYTSDNGPPLPAARTNLYDPGMAEPMFIRSPDPKSRRNEVTYSMTSHLDLVPTFLDWFNLSYPESNSLNPLTGKSLLPLLYTEPPVDPDHVVFASQSYHEITMAYPMRAVRTKRYKLIHNLNYQLPFPIDQDFFVSPTFQDMLNRTRQGQDLRWYKSLRQYYQRPEWELYDLKLDPAERKNVHGKPVVKEVFERLRVRLAKWQEATEDPFRCMPGGVLLDTGEFENNATCFSLGQ, encoded by the exons ATGACCATGGCGCTACCGTGGCCGTTCCGTGCTCTGATATGGTTCTGCACCGTGGTGTCCGTTAGTTTCGCTCACAAGAATGTTCTCTTTTTGCTGG CCGACGACGGTGGTTTCGAGATGGGAGCCTACCGGAACCGGATCGTGCAGACGCCGTACCTGGACGCGCTCGCCAAGCAGAGTTTGATCTTCAACAATGCGTACGCCTCGGTCAGCAGCTGTTCGCCGTCGCGAGCTTCGATTCTGACCGGGATGCCGGAGCACCAGAACGGGATGTACGGCCTGCACAACGGGGTGCACAATTTTGACGCGCTGGGACGGGTTCGCAGTATTTCGACGATCCTCGGCGAAGCCGGTGTGCGCACTGGGTTGATCGGCAAGAAGCACGTTGGCCCGGGCGAGGTTTTCAAGTTTGACTATGAGAGGACTGAGGAGCAGTTCTCGGTGAACCAGGTTGGACGAAATATAACCAACATTAAACTGTTTGTTAGGGAGTTTTTGAGGGATGCCAAGGACAATCCGTTCTTTTTGATGGTTTCGTTCCACGATCCGCACCGATGTGGTCACATTACGCCACAGTACGGGTCGTTCTGCGAGCGTTGGGGTTCCGGAGAGGAAGGAATGGGACTGATCCCGGATTGGCACCCAATTTACTACGTTTGGGACGAGTTAATTCTGCCGTATTATGTACCGGATACGGAACCTGCTCGGAGGGACGTCGCCGCCCAGTACACGACAATCTCCAGATTAGATCAAGGCATTGGACTGGTTCTACAGGAACTGAAGAACGCTGGCTTGGAACAGGACACGCTCGTAGTTTACACCTCGGACAACGGTCCACCGCTCCCTGCTGCTAGAACCAACCTGTACGACCCCGGAATGGCCGAACCAATGTTCATCCGATCCCCCGACCCGAAGAGTCGCCGCAACGAAGTGACCTACTCCATGACCAGCCACCTGGACCTGGTTCCAACCTTCCTGGACTGGTTCAACCTGTCCTACCCAGAATCTAACTCCCTCAACCCTCTCACCGGAAAATCGCTCCTCCCCCTGCTCTACACGGAACCCCCCGTCGACCCAGACCACGTCGTGTTCGCGTCCCAGTCCTACCACGAGATCACGATGGCCTACCCGATGCGGGCCGTCCGCACCAAGCGCTACAAACTGATCCACAACCTCAACTACCAGCTGCCGTTCCCGATCGATCAGGACTTTTTCGTGTCGCCCACGTTCCAGGACATGCTGAACCGGACGCGCCAGGGCCAGGATCTGCGCTGGTACAAGTCGTTGCGCCAGTACTACCAGCGGCCCGAGTGGGAGCTGTACGACCTGAAGCTGGATCCGGCCGAGCGGAAAAACGTCCACGGGAAGCCCGTCGTGAAGGAGGTGTTTGAGCGGCTGCGGGTGCGGCTGGCCAAGTGGCAGGAAGCGACGGAGGATCCGTTCCGATGTATGCCGGGAGGGGTGCTGCTGGATACCGGTGAGTTTGAGAATAATGCGACCTGCTTTAGTTTGGGCCAGTGA
- the LOC6043263 gene encoding transcription factor Sp8, with protein MDNFDVTTEDFLANGFYQFYTEFNEDSFDVFQPEDHRLFEESLAIEPSSEVVEPASSVRPVKDVDLEVNVENFILEYSCVEFSQIWESDFRLPERTFLCDESCARFCNPQPAEPAELIKPEPPTEEQPQSFVCPFDTCRKVYAKPVHLKAHLRRHIGDKPYHCKWPSCKWRFSRSDELARHFRSHSGVRPYGCDFCPKSFSRSDHLAKHRKVHERKFAAGKCKGVWVNLPRGRPGRKPKNAGGGGKG; from the coding sequence ATGGATAACTTTGACGTTACGACGGAGGACTTCCTGGCGAACGGATTCTACCAGTTCTACACCGAGTTCAACGAGGATTCGTTCGACGTGTTTCAACCGGAAGATCATCGCCTGTTCGAGGAGTCGTTGGCGATTGAACCTTCTTCGGAGGTCGTTGAACCCGCGAGCAGTGTTCGCCCAGTCAAGGACGTCGATCTGGAGGTCAACGTGGAAAACTTCATACTCGAGTACAGCTGCGTCGAGTTCAGCCAAATTTGGGAAAGTGACTTCAGGCTACCGGAGCGCACCTTCCTGTGCGACGAGTCGTGCGCTCGGTTCTGCAACCCTCAACCGGCGGAACCCGCTGAGCTCATCAAACCGGAACCACCCACCGAAGAGCAACCCCAAAGCTTCGTCTGCCCGTTCGACACGTGCCGCAAGGTGTACGCCAAGCCGGTCCACCTGAAGGCCCACCTGCGGCGCCACATCGGTGACAAACCGTACCACTGCAAGTGGCCCAGCTGCAAGTGGCGATTCTCGCGGTCCGACGAGCTGGCCCGCCACTTCCGGTCCCACTCGGGGGTGCGCCCGTACGGGTGTGATTTTTGCCCGAAGAGTTTCTCCCGGTCGGACCACCTGGCCAAGCACAGGAAGGTGCACGAGCGCAAGTTTGCGGCCGGCAAGTGCAAAGGCGTGTGGGTCAACCTGCCCCGGGGGCGGCCCGGACGGAAGCCGAAGAATGCAGGCGGTGGGGGGAAGGGGTGA